The Spirulina subsalsa PCC 9445 region AAAAGGTCGTTAATCCCGACTACATGAATATGGCGGTTGTTCATGGCAGCACGCAGGACTAAACGACCAATGCGACCAAAGCCATTAATGGCGATTTTTACTTGTTTGGACATAGTGAACACTCCTATAAATCAAAGCTTCAAGCCAAATCTTGCGATCAAAGTTTTTGAAGGATCAACCATTCAATCATGCTTAAATTACGCTGAATCTTTATGGTTTTCTCCTGTTTTTGCTCTATGCGCCCAAAATCTAGGTTCTTTCCGTCTGACTTTTTCTAGTCAGCAGAATTCCTATTTCGGTCGGATCTCTAATTTTTAGAGATAGTTGGATTGCCCTTGATCGAAGCCCTCCACAAGTAATATAAACCAGAAAGATCGAAAAAGATGTTAAAAGAAAATATAGGTCATCTTGCTAACATAAATTGTCTTAAAAAGATTTTAAATAAAGCTTAAATAAATTTAAAACAAAGTCGGAGTCAATGAGATCCTGTGGCAATGTTTCTGAGATTTTCGCCCAAAGATCAACCCTTGCGCTAAGATTTGCCTAGTTATCCTAAATCCCAGTTATGTCTTCTCTACCTAATCGCACCAAAGTTGTTGCTACTCTGGGCCCGGCTAGTAATTCTCCAGAAGTGATTCGGGAGTTAGTGGCGGCGGGGATGAGGGTGGCTCGTTTCAATTTTTCCCACGGCAGTTATCAGGATCATGCCACGACCTTAAGGGTATTGCGGGCGGTGTCGGAGGAATTAGATACCCCTGTGACGATTTTACAGGATTTGCAGGGGCCAAAAATCCGGGTGGGGCAGTTGCCGATGGGGAGTCTGGAGTTAGTGGAGGGAACAAGGGTCACGCTGGTTCCTGCGGCGGATTATGATCACCAAGGGGATAAGATTCCTTTGGATTATCCCTATTTGGCGGAGGAGGCACAACCCGGAACGGAGGTTTTGCTGGCGGATGGATTGTTGGAATTGTGCGTTGAGGAGATTGAGGGGCAAGGGGTGATCTGTCGTGTGGTGGAGGGGGGGCGTTTACAAAGTCGGAAGGGGGTTAATTTCCCGAGTTTGGACTTGCGGCTGCCTTCGATGACGGAGAAGGATAAGAAGGATTTGGAGTTTGGTATTAGTCAGGGCATTGATTGGGTGTCTTTAAGTTTTGTGCGTCGGGCGGAGGATATTCGCTCGCTGAAGGCCTTTCTCTCTCATAAGGGGGCGGGTGATATTTGTGTGATTGCGAAGATTGAAAAACCCCAGGCGATCGCACATTTAGACGAAATTTTGAGTGAATGTAACGGTTTAATGGTCGCCCGGGGGGATTTGGGGGTGGAATTAAGTCCTGAAAAAGTCCCTATGTTACAAAAACGGATTATTCGGATGTGTAATCAACGGGGAATTCCGGTCATTACGGCCACTCAGATGTTAGAGAGTATGATTGTTGAACCCCGTCCCACTCGGGCGGAGGCCTCTGATGTCGCTAATGCGATTATTGATGGGACTGATGCCATTATGTTGTCAGGGGAATCTGCGGTGGGGAAATACCCGGTTAAGGCGGTGGAAACTATGGTACAAATTGCCACACAGGTGGAGCCGGAGGTGCAATTTGTTAACTATCCCCCCTACAGTAATGATGAAACTCATGCCTTAAGTGAAGCCCTGAATACAATCGATAAAATTTTAGAGTTGCGTTGTATTGTGGCTTTTACTACAAGTGGCTATACGGCTTGTTTGGCGGCGGCAGAACGGCCGAAAGCGATTGTGGTGGCTTTCACGGCTAATATTCGCACTTACCACCGTTTAAACTTGATTTGGGGAGTGATTCCGGTATTAATGGAACGCCGAATTGAAACCTATGATGGGTTAATTGAACAGACTCAATCGGGGTTGAAGGAGCGGGGTTTAGCGCAAGCGGGGGATAAGATTTTGATTTTGGCGGGTTTACCTGTACAAAACACTGCTGGGGGAACTAATTTTATGAAAATTCATACGGTAGTTTAGTGTGGGGAACGGGGAGCAGGGGAGCAGGGGGAGAGGGGGAGAGGGGGAGAGGGGGAGAGGCGATCTCCCGACTCCTGACTAGATTGCTTCGTACCTTCCTTCGGAACGCTACGCGTTCACTTCGTGACGCTCCGCGTTCGCGAAGCGTTGCGCAGCAAACGCAATGACATTACTTCCGACTCCCGACTCCCGACTCCCCATTCCCGACTCCCGACTCCCCATTCCCGACTCCCGACTCCCCATTCCCTATTCCCGATTCCCTCTTGCCTTTTTGGCCACGTGCAGCAGGGATAAATAGGTAGTGGGGATCAGTTGCCCCCATTGTTCCGTTAGGGCAAGGTGGAGATGGTGAAAGAGATTGTCTCGGGTGGGGGGGTCGAGTTGAATGTATTGGGACAAGCTGTGGAGGAGGGCGAGATATTCATCAACGGTGTAGTTTTTTTCACAGAGGAGTTGGGCGGTTTGCAGATGGTCAAAGCAACCGGAGTCTAGGACTTGTTGACCAAACTGGTGAACGTGCTGCTCATGGAGGGCGGGGTCAATGGGTTCGGCTAATTGGGGGAGATGGATTTCATGGACTTGCCGAATGATCTGTTGTACGGGGGCTTGGGGTTGAGGGGGAATGTTCCAGAGCAAAATGAGAGAACCTTCAGAGGAGAGGGCTTGGGCGGCTTTTTGGTGGCGTAGGTGGGGGGAAAGCCAATGAAAGGAGGAGGCGGCTAAAACGGCGGAGAAGGGATGGGGGGGTAAGGGCCACTCTTCAAAGGTGCTGTTGAGGATTTGGACGTGGGGATAGGGATTACATTGTTCTCGGGCGATCGCACAAGCGACCTCACTGGGTTCTAAAGCAGTGATGCTTAAACCTTTTTGGGCAAAAGCGGGGGTTGCAATCCCGGGGCCACAGCCTAATTCTAGCAAGGAGTCCCCCGGGGTGAGATTGGTCCAAGTAATGGCTTGGTCAATCAGGCTTTGAGGATAGCGCGGCCGGGCGAGATTATAGGCTTGGGCAACGGCGGAGTACCAGGTCTTTTTCTGGCTCAGGTCTTGGCTAAAAATGGCTCTTAGGCGTTGTTCTAGTTGGGTCATAGATTGAATGGGGAATGAGGAATAGGTAACAGGTGATAGGGAATAAGCAACAGGTAAAACTTTTGTCTTACTGGTCAAGGTTGTAATGGATAGCCGTTCAGGTAACAGACACGGACGAGTTATTTTGGACTCTGGTTCTATTCTTTACCGCATACATTTCCGCATCGGCTTTATGCACTAACGTATCCACATCTTGACCATCATGGGGATAAACACTGGTGCCAATACTCGCCCCAACAAAGATTTTATGACCTTCTAACATAAAGGGTTGTGCTAGGGTGGCTCGGATTTTTTCAGCGACAATTTCTGTATCACTAACTTTTTTAATATCCGGGAGAATAATAGAAAATTCATCCCCTGCCCAACGGGCGACTAAATCACTGCTGCGTAGACAATTTTTAAACCGTTGGGCAACGGCTTTGAGGAGTAAATCTCCCATGTAATGACTATGGGTGTCATTGACATCTTTAAAACCATCAAGGTCTAAGAATAATACCCCAATTAATTTAGAATGTTCTGCGCCCCAACGTAATAATTCTTTTAGGGTTTCCTCAAAATGAACACGGTTAGGGACTCCGGTTAAATTATCGAGTCGTTGGGATTTGAGTAAGTCGGCATTAGAGCGGGTTAATTCTTGGGTGGTGCGGCGCAGTTCTTCTTCAACGCGCTTCCGTTCGGTAATATCCCGAATCACACCCACTAAAAACATATTCCCGGCGGCGTCTTGGTGAAGCGATCGCTTGGTGGCCGTAATATATTCGGTGCCGTAACGGTTGGTGAATTTTTCCTCGTGTTCTTGGGCGTTATGGGTGAGAAAAACCATCCGATCTTGTTCCCAAAAGATGGCGGCCTGTTCACTTTGGAAAAAGTCGCTGTCGGATTTGCCAATCAATTCCTCGCGAGTATATCCGGTAAAGTGGGCAAAGGCTTTATTGAGAATGAGCCAATTATGTTGACGATCTTTAACAAAAATGGGGTCGGGAATGGCATCAATGACGGACTGGAGAAAGTCTGTAGAACGTTTCAATTCTTCGCGCTGATAGGCGAGGTGGCTGGTGAGTAGAATGGTGGTGCTGCCCAAGGCTAACAAGGGGGTGGCGAGGGGAATCCAAAGCCCTTGGAGAAAAGACACATAACCAATGCTGCCGAGGAGGGTGATGGTGAGTAGGAGGAGTAAGGAGGATTTAAGGGGCGATCGCCAATGCCAGACAATCACGCCGCCTACCCCTGACCAGAGTAGAATCCAAGCCCATTGGATTGGCTCAGACCAGACGCGAATCACCGGGCGTTCATCTAGGACAGCGCTCAACAGATGGCTGATAAAATTGGCGTGTAATTCGACCCCATGAATATGCTTGCGCCCCCCGGCGGATTTGGGAGAATAGGGAATATAGGCAAAGTCTTTGAGACTGGGGGCGGTGGAGCCGATGAGAATAATGCGATCGCGGATGAGATGGGGGGCTACTTCTCCCGACAAAACAGCCGACATGGACACCTGTTGAAATAAGCTGGGATGGCGGAAGTTGACCAAAACTTGATAGCCTTTGGCATCGGCTCCCACATAGTCCCCATCGTTGGGTTCAAAGGGGCGAAAAACTGTTTTCCCTAATTGTAAATAATGGCCGTCTGGGGCTTGTTGGGGGGTGATTCCTTCTCGGGCTAAATAAAGCAGGGCGAGACGATGGGCGAAACTGGTACGGGGTTCCCCGTCTTTGTGCCAATAGAGGAGACTGCGGCGAACTTTGCGATCGCCATCGGTCACAATATTATTGAACCCTACCTGGTCTGGTTGCGCATTGGGAGGCGGTGGCACTCCCACACTTTCTCGATCTGGGATTTTCTCAATAGCCACAAAATGAGGCAATCCCCCCATCACTTGGTTTAAGCGCTCATGACCGGGGGGGGCTGGTAAATCTCGATAGACATCTAACCCAATGGCACGGGGTTCATGGGCGGCCAACTTCTGTAAGAGGTCAGCCATAATGGCATCGGGAATCGGCCATGCCCCAGCCCGATTCATGTCTGGTTCATCAATGGCCACAATTAGAATCCGTTCTTCTGGGGAATCTAAGGGGCGGAGACGGAACAGTTGATCATAAACTGCCCAATCCCAAACTTGCCAAACCCCCAGAAGGCGTAAGGCGATAATCCCTACCCCAACGCCGCCCGAAGTTAACCAGAGCCGACGATTTTGGCTCATTAATTGGGTTAAATGTACTAACCAGTGCGGGAATTGTTTCATGTGAGCTAAGAGGTGGAGCCGTTCACCGTCCGGGTAGATAATATTTAAAGTTTTGCGGTCCATCATACCCGGTTAATTCTGACAACCGTTCTAAGGTTTGGGATCCCGCATATAAACGTCCGTTAATCTCCCAACTGGGATAACCCGGGACATTAGCGGCTTGACAGACAGCCGTTTGTGGGTTTTGTCCGGCTGGGTCACACTCTAAATAATCTAACGTCTCAAACGCTTCTTTGCCGAAGAGCAATTTTTGCTGGTGACAGTTGGGACACCACCAAGCGCCATAGCCTCGAACGCCGCTCTCGTTCATGTGGGCGGCCAGAGCCATTTCTGCTGGGCCCGAGGTGGTGGTAACAGGCCAACCGATACCGGGTTCTGCGTCTTGTTGAATGGCCGGAATGGCGACCCGATCCCCAACGGGTCCGTCAACATTGGCATAGACTCCCAATGCTCCCAATAAGGTGACTAAAGCGGCGAGAAAACCAATAAACATTAATGACCCCACATCTTCCCAGTGTCGTCCAAAGAGGGTCAGGGCGAGCATAGAAAAAGCGAAGGTGGCGGAACCGATACAGTACGGACAAAAGGCTTGGAGTTTAAAGGCCAAGATATACATTAAATAGCCACTAAAGGCGGCCATTGAAGTGGCCCCAATGAGTAACAAGATCCCGGTCCAATCTTCAACTTTCTCTTTAAGGTCTTTGTTTTTTTCCTCATTAATCAAGTAGGGCGATAAGGAAAAGCCCA contains the following coding sequences:
- a CDS encoding class I SAM-dependent methyltransferase, translating into MTQLEQRLRAIFSQDLSQKKTWYSAVAQAYNLARPRYPQSLIDQAITWTNLTPGDSLLELGCGPGIATPAFAQKGLSITALEPSEVACAIAREQCNPYPHVQILNSTFEEWPLPPHPFSAVLAASSFHWLSPHLRHQKAAQALSSEGSLILLWNIPPQPQAPVQQIIRQVHEIHLPQLAEPIDPALHEQHVHQFGQQVLDSGCFDHLQTAQLLCEKNYTVDEYLALLHSLSQYIQLDPPTRDNLFHHLHLALTEQWGQLIPTTYLSLLHVAKKARGNRE
- a CDS encoding CHASE2 domain-containing protein, which translates into the protein MMDRKTLNIIYPDGERLHLLAHMKQFPHWLVHLTQLMSQNRRLWLTSGGVGVGIIALRLLGVWQVWDWAVYDQLFRLRPLDSPEERILIVAIDEPDMNRAGAWPIPDAIMADLLQKLAAHEPRAIGLDVYRDLPAPPGHERLNQVMGGLPHFVAIEKIPDRESVGVPPPPNAQPDQVGFNNIVTDGDRKVRRSLLYWHKDGEPRTSFAHRLALLYLAREGITPQQAPDGHYLQLGKTVFRPFEPNDGDYVGADAKGYQVLVNFRHPSLFQQVSMSAVLSGEVAPHLIRDRIILIGSTAPSLKDFAYIPYSPKSAGGRKHIHGVELHANFISHLLSAVLDERPVIRVWSEPIQWAWILLWSGVGGVIVWHWRSPLKSSLLLLLTITLLGSIGYVSFLQGLWIPLATPLLALGSTTILLTSHLAYQREELKRSTDFLQSVIDAIPDPIFVKDRQHNWLILNKAFAHFTGYTREELIGKSDSDFFQSEQAAIFWEQDRMVFLTHNAQEHEEKFTNRYGTEYITATKRSLHQDAAGNMFLVGVIRDITERKRVEEELRRTTQELTRSNADLLKSQRLDNLTGVPNRVHFEETLKELLRWGAEHSKLIGVLFLDLDGFKDVNDTHSHYMGDLLLKAVAQRFKNCLRSSDLVARWAGDEFSIILPDIKKVSDTEIVAEKIRATLAQPFMLEGHKIFVGASIGTSVYPHDGQDVDTLVHKADAEMYAVKNRTRVQNNSSVSVT
- a CDS encoding vitamin K epoxide reductase family protein, which gives rise to MKRRRKTPWLHQWSRVIIGAIATVGAILTSYLTIVKFSGSDVVCTGDAAASINCDVVLSSPYATVFGVPLPVFGLLAYLSMMGFSLSPYLINEEKNKDLKEKVEDWTGILLLIGATSMAAFSGYLMYILAFKLQAFCPYCIGSATFAFSMLALTLFGRHWEDVGSLMFIGFLAALVTLLGALGVYANVDGPVGDRVAIPAIQQDAEPGIGWPVTTTSGPAEMALAAHMNESGVRGYGAWWCPNCHQQKLLFGKEAFETLDYLECDPAGQNPQTAVCQAANVPGYPSWEINGRLYAGSQTLERLSELTGYDGPQNFKYYLPGR
- the pyk gene encoding pyruvate kinase, with protein sequence MSSLPNRTKVVATLGPASNSPEVIRELVAAGMRVARFNFSHGSYQDHATTLRVLRAVSEELDTPVTILQDLQGPKIRVGQLPMGSLELVEGTRVTLVPAADYDHQGDKIPLDYPYLAEEAQPGTEVLLADGLLELCVEEIEGQGVICRVVEGGRLQSRKGVNFPSLDLRLPSMTEKDKKDLEFGISQGIDWVSLSFVRRAEDIRSLKAFLSHKGAGDICVIAKIEKPQAIAHLDEILSECNGLMVARGDLGVELSPEKVPMLQKRIIRMCNQRGIPVITATQMLESMIVEPRPTRAEASDVANAIIDGTDAIMLSGESAVGKYPVKAVETMVQIATQVEPEVQFVNYPPYSNDETHALSEALNTIDKILELRCIVAFTTSGYTACLAAAERPKAIVVAFTANIRTYHRLNLIWGVIPVLMERRIETYDGLIEQTQSGLKERGLAQAGDKILILAGLPVQNTAGGTNFMKIHTVV